AATTGCCCACCGGTCAGAGACCGGAATCTGATGCGCGTGGCCAGGCATCGCACCGTAGCCGTTCGTAATGACCGAAAAGTAGTAGCCGACCGGCTTCTCGCGGGTTTCCGGGTCGTGGAACGACGGTGGAGCGGAAAAGCCGCGCTGCACGACCATCCCGTTGCCGTACCCGGAAAACCCGTGGCACATTGTGCAGTAAATCGTGAATCGCTCCTGCCCGCGCTTCAGCACTTCTTCGGTAATGGGGAAGGGAAACTCAGTCACGTAGTCGCCGTTTTCCTTACGCCCCAGAAACACCTCCGGGTCGTCGCGCAGAAAGCCGCGCGCGACCGTCCCGGCCGGCAGCGGGCGCGCCGATGACCGGTCGTTGAAGATTTCGCTTCGCTCCAGCGGATCGTAGCGAGGTTGGTAGCTCATTTTCTGCTTGCAGCCCGCGCCGCCGGCCAACAGCGCCGCCACGACGCCCGCCCGGAGCGCCTGTCGCCATCGGCCCGGCCGTTTACTCGTCCTCGACATCGTGAATCTCCATCGGCTTCAGCCCTTCAAGAAACTTGTGAACCGCTTCGAGATCAAACTTCGGGTCGGCCGATTCAATACACAGGAAGAACCGACTCTGACTCGCCTGGGAAAAGCTCGGCACGTTGAACAGCGGGTGGTGTGGACGCGGCAACCCGTTGAGCGCCAGCATCGCCAGCACACCCGTAAACGCCGCGAACGCCACCGTGCACTCGAAGGTGATGGGAATGAACATCGGCCACGCATAGAGCGGCCGTCCGGCGATGTTCATCGGGTAGTGAATCAGGTTGGCGTAGGTCTGCATGCCGAACCCAACGCACGCACCGATTAACCCGGCGAAGAACACAATCTTGGAAATCGGGTTTTTGTGGTCGTGCATGGCGTCGGCCAGCTCTTCGATGGGGAAGGGCGAATAGGCGTCATACTTGCGATAGCCAGCCTCATGCGTGGCGCGGGCCGCCGCGACCAACGCTGCCGGCGACTCAAACTCGGCCAACACGCCGTAGTAACGCGGTCGGGTGCTTGGCTTCATAACTTCGCCTCTCCTTTCTGGAGCGCGCCGCTCGCGCCCGGCAGGAGCATCTGCATCTCGGACATCGAAATCATCGGCAGCAGCCGAATGAATAAGAACAGCAACGTCAGGAAGAAGCCCATCGTGCCGATGTAGAGCGTCCAGTCCCAGAACGTCCCGGCGTAGGTGCCCCAGCCCGACGGCAGGAAGGTGCGGTGCAGGCTGACGACAATGATGACGTACCGCTCTAGCCACATGCCGACGCTAACGAACATCGAAATCCCGAACAGCCACCAAGCGTTGCGCCGGATGCGCCTCGACCACAGAAACTGCGGCACGATAATGTTGCACACGATAAGCGCCACGTAGAGCGTCCAGTACGGCCCCAGCACGCGGTTGTGCACCATAAACTGCTCGTACTCGTTGGCGCTGTACCAGCCGTAGAACAGCTCCATAATGTAGGCGTAGCCGACCATGTTCCCAGTCACGAGCGTAATCAGCCCCATGTTTTCGAGGTGCTTATCGGTGAT
The Chloracidobacterium sp. DNA segment above includes these coding regions:
- a CDS encoding cytochrome c, which translates into the protein MSRTSKRPGRWRQALRAGVVAALLAGGAGCKQKMSYQPRYDPLERSEIFNDRSSARPLPAGTVARGFLRDDPEVFLGRKENGDYVTEFPFPITEEVLKRGQERFTIYCTMCHGFSGYGNGMVVQRGFSAPPSFHDPETREKPVGYYFSVITNGYGAMPGHAHQIPVSDRWAIVAYVRALQLSQNARLEDVPAEHRKDLDAPPPATAKPTAAPAAPHSGGVH
- a CDS encoding DUF3341 domain-containing protein encodes the protein MKPSTRPRYYGVLAEFESPAALVAAARATHEAGYRKYDAYSPFPIEELADAMHDHKNPISKIVFFAGLIGACVGFGMQTYANLIHYPMNIAGRPLYAWPMFIPITFECTVAFAAFTGVLAMLALNGLPRPHHPLFNVPSFSQASQSRFFLCIESADPKFDLEAVHKFLEGLKPMEIHDVEDE